From the Lathyrus oleraceus cultivar Zhongwan6 chromosome 4, CAAS_Psat_ZW6_1.0, whole genome shotgun sequence genome, one window contains:
- the LOC127136611 gene encoding uncharacterized mitochondrial protein AtMg00820-like codes for MLQDTEIDSKGEVIQCVMLVDSEPVSTEETLKKKVWLKAMKEEFEVIERNKTLELTELPKNKKFISVRWVYKVKLKRDGSIGKNKIRLVARGFLQKYGLDYFEVFASISRHETIKLVIAIIAKRN; via the coding sequence atgttgcaaGATACTGAGATAGACTCTAAAGGGGAAGTCATTCAGTGTGTCATGTTGGTAGACTCTGAACCAGTAAGTACTGAAGAAActctcaagaagaaagtgtggttgaaggccatgaaagaagaatTTGAGGTTATAGAAAGAAACAAAACTTTAGAGTTGACTGAGCTTCCAAAGAATAAGAAATTCATCAGTGTCAGATGGGTTTACAAGGTGAAACTAAAGCGAGACGGATCAATTggaaaaaacaaaataaggttaGTAGCTAGAGGATTTCTACAAAAATATGGACTAGATTACTTTGAGGTGTTTGCTTCTATATctagacatgaaacaatcaaACTTGTGATTGCTATAATTGCTAAGAGAAATTGA
- the LOC127074450 gene encoding transcription factor HEC2 produces MDMISMMMQMEKFPDNYSEPSTYQEIINGTSTTNTAPLFNLSPQTLTDPFLHSNVNFNNTIQQQSPLYNPNSSDKKNSMAAMREMIFRIAVMQPVHIDPESIRPPKRRNVKISKDPQSVAARHRRERISERIRILQRLVPGGTKMDTASMLDEAIHYVKFLKKQVQSLEQAGASNRSSHIGAAAGVINSFNVMNYSSALMMKGCQPFQMVGSTSKQLLS; encoded by the coding sequence ATGGACATGATATCAATGATGATGCAAATGGAAAAGTTCCCTGATAATTACTCTGAACCTTCCACATACCAAGAAATTATCAATGGAACTTCCACTACCAATACTGCTCCATTATTTAACTTATCTCCACAAACCTTGACTGATCCATTTCTACACTCCAATGTCAATTTCAACAACACTATCCAACAACAATCACCTCTTTATAACCCTAACTCTTCTGATAAGAAGAATTCCATGGCGGCCATGAGGGAAATGATATTTAGAATAGCAGTGATGCAACCGGTGCATATCGATCCGGAGTCGATTAGGCCGCCGAAGAGAAGGAACGTGAAGATATCGAAGGATCCGCAGAGCGTAGCGGCGAGGCATAGAAGGGAAAGGATAAGTGAAAGGATAAGGATATTGCAGAGATTAGTACCTGGTGGAACTAAAATGGACACTGCTTCTATGTTAGATGAAGCTATACATTATGTGAAGTTTTTGAAGAAACAGGTTCAGAGTTTGGAACAAGCTGGGGCTAGTAATAGATCATCACACATTGGTGCTGCTGCTGGTGTTATCAACAGTTTCAATGTCATGAATTATTCTTCTGCTTTGATGATGAAGGGTTGTCAACCTTTTCAAATGGTGGGGTCCACTTCTAAACAATTGCTTAGCTAA